The following coding sequences are from one Triplophysa dalaica isolate WHDGS20190420 chromosome 12, ASM1584641v1, whole genome shotgun sequence window:
- the LOC130433250 gene encoding RIIa domain-containing protein 1: protein MAESSVLEKLDFGALSFEQQERLRQFKIKTRISNEKYLRSHPEVDLLLSDFLREVFLKRPTDIREFAAEHFSDPGLQKKIETQMNIHI from the exons ATGGCGGAAAGCAGCGTTCTAGAGAAACTGGATTTCGGAGCTTTAAGCTTCGAGCAGCAGGAGAGACTGCGACAGTTCAAG ATCAAAACGAGGATctctaatgaaaaatatttgagatCTCATCCAGAGGTGGACCTGTTATTAAGTGACTTCTTAAG GGAGGTGTTTCTGAAAAGACCTACAGATATCCGAGAATTTGCAGCAG AGCATTTCAGTGACCCAGGACTACAAAAGAAAATTGAGACTCAAATGAATATCCATATATAA